The Drosophila sechellia strain sech25 chromosome 2R, ASM438219v1, whole genome shotgun sequence nucleotide sequence cACACAATCGCAACTTTCACCGTTAGCGCcagcttttctttttattaccTGGCCTTTTCGCTGCGCTTTTTGCACTTGTCTcgttgtttattatttatgcttATGCACAGTCTTTCggcttttattttgttgttattttgtCAGTACACAAACAAAACGCGAGGACATAgacacaaacaacaaacaacaactcGATGCGTATGCGTACGAGGGAGCGAGACGACGACAATCGATAACCGTAGACAACGCGTGAAGAGGCAAAATatcaacaactacaacaacgaCGCCGCGGAAGTATTTAATTAAGCcaaagtatttaatttaagcGTACGAATGCTTGTAAATGTGTACGCAGAATGCACGGCACCCACACGAACGCACGTATTCATcagcttttgttgttgtcgtcgcTTTTCTTTCAGCTACTTATGCctgttattattttattttttattttattctttttaatttgctcCGTGCACAAAGTTTTAGCTCGAACCTCGAAACCTCGAAACTGACGCGAAAAGCAAACGCAACCCAAGCAAAAACTCAGATACGTTTTTCTCCCTCTgcggcagcgacgtcggcagAGGCAGCGTACTGTGGTCAAACATTTGCTTTGTGAGAGCAAAATTTGTTGTcagaaaaatgtatatattttaaattgaacattttattaaatgttgtttaaatactatttcaaataaattaaaagtcCTAACTGATCTGTCAAAATCTTAAGGACGGAAATGCAATGGCGatgcaaataataaatagtgGAAAAACAATGAAAGGGATGGCATAAGTAGCTGAAAGAAAAGCGACGACGAAAAATAATAGATTTATAATAAGGTTCACATTTTAAAActatatacgtatataaaataacaaatttaaaatccCTTTCAATATAATTTTGACTTGGGGTGCCCACATTGCTTCCTTTGCCCACAGTGCGCTGCCGCACGTCGTAATGAGAAAATGAGAGCGGTATTATTTTTGTAGTGCCTTTGTGAGAGCGATACAGTCGCACATGCTGCGCAATGTGTGCGAGCAGTGCGGCGCAAGTTTCGCGCTTGTAATGCTGCTCTGCACAGAAACTGCTTGTAAAAGAGTTACATTCGAAGAGAGGTTTCTCTTTTGCTTTCTCGCGCACATCTCACAAATACATGTAATGGGCAGTTGCGAAATTTAGCAGCGTACAGTGGGTCAACAATGAACTAACATTGAAATGTTACGGAAATTACGTACATATTAATTTTTACtactaataatttatttttttagctttaaaaatggcatttaatatttttatgatatttacaatttttttttagttaatTGGCACATATAAGATTTCCTGTTGACTTTTAAGAGAGTCAAAGAGAGCAAAATGCGCAACCAACAAATTTGTCGATATCGTTCTTTTAAACATTAAGGCGGATAAAGATTGTGCTTTGACGATatagttttaattttttagcgGAATCTTAACAAAACGTAGATCCTTAGAAGTCTTAATTCTTTCTGATAATCTACGTCCAACTTTCTCCGAGAATTTCTTCTCCTCTTTCGGAAACCCGCCCACTTCGAAAACCCCACACATGACTTTGAGTGTCCAGGACATGCTCCATGTTCCTCTAATGCCAAAGTGCACCGGCCAGAGCGGCAACAACAGTCAGATGAAAGGTAAACAACATAAACTATTTAGTCTATGGGTGGGTGGCTATATGTTTGGAGTCTGCTAGGGTGGGATAGGTCTGCATAATGGGTACGCACCGTAGTAGTCGAAGGTCCCAAGACCAAAACCACACTGTTCAGTAATGTTTGCGTCATAAAGTATGGATTAAACTGTATATGGGCATGACTATCGTTGTGTGCTCCAACTTATCGCACTGTGCAGCACTTGTTGCAGTATTCAAGTGATTTCGAGATTATCCCCATATGGTAACCTTCCAACCATCTGTAGAAAATGGAATTAAAAATAAGTCATTGGCTAAGTGGATAACTAAATAtacttaaaaaattattttaaaaaataatttccacTAAGGCGCCACCTGTTGCTAATCAAAAACTCGTAGCACACTTTATGGCTGCACCTTTCTAACTACTTTTTTCAGCCCGAAATTATGCAATAGTTTAGTTATTGTTCGGTGTTAATTTATTAATTCTATAGTAAATTTATTCTCTGTAAATATATTGTTATATATTGACAGTCAATCGAACCGTGTATTACTTTAGCAACTTCTTAGAATGGAAGCTCGATGTACTTGGTGCACCATCAAGTATACTTGATGACGGCTAACGGGATCGCATTCGGACGTTCGAATTGGCAATACGATGTTAATTCAATACTTTTCGCGGcttttattggccaaataaATTTTGACCATTTTACAAGTCATAAGTTAGTTAAATCTGGTTAAGGGTCACTAAGTAAGTGGTCTTTTCTGGCTGCCAACTTTCACTTGTTTCCGGATCGCAGCATACCTCCCCCTCTTTAAGACTCCTTTAATGCCCGCGCACGCAATGTGTCCCCCAGCAGGATGCATTCTGGGAGCGCCAGCTCCCGCTTCTCGGAAGGCCGATAAGCCGACGCTATCAACGCCTTACATCCGCGCGTGTCTGGGCAATGGGTTTACCCCTGCCCACCGCATCGCGCATCCTTAGCTACACCCGCTTCCAGCATCCTGCATCCGCTTCCGCTGCATCTGCCGGAGCTTGCTATCCTGTTTTAGCCAGATTTACAACCAAGCGAACTTCGCAAATTCCGTTGCTGCACGGAGATAAAATCGTTATGCCAAAGCAAATTTTATAAGCAAATGTAGGAATTAAAGatttatttatagtttttttaAAAGGTATCATCAATATTTCTAATTATAACATCTTTTGGCTTAAGTATTGGCCACAACTTCGCATTTTTTTCAAGGTGTATGTGAGAGTGTGTGCTAAGCTGCGGCCCCGCCGGAAAGTGAAAAGCTTATGAAAGCGTCCGGCTGCCCCAGCCACCCAGCTATTTGACCTTCTTTGGCGCATTTGCCAtgcaaaatttaatatataaccGTAAGTGAGCTTGGATTCCTGCTAATTTGCCAGCTGAAGTATGCTCGAAAAGGAAGTCGCAGGGATGCGGGCTGAAAAGTATGTGTGGATATCCTCTTTTCCGGCTCTTAGCCCTTACAGATTCTTGTGTTCCaaaaaaaagataaacaaTGAAGTCTTGACCCAGTTCGGAGTTGCTTTTTGCGCTGCCCGCTGTCATCATCATCTATGTGGTGTGGGTGGTGCCAAATCCACCATCTTTACATACAAAAACGGACGCTTACCAAAATTGAGACAGCTACCGGGGTTACGTGGTGGTACGAGCTAACACGATACATTTTCTTtacattttttgctttttctttttttgggcTGCTTGATATAGGGCAAAGTGCAGTCAGACAGTCATTGGATCATTTGTCTTGGCATTGTTGCTTTTTCCTCTACATTTCTTTTTGGGCGTTCGTTTTTATATCAAGCTGCGGGTCTTTCTTCAGGCATTTCAGTTCAGATTAGAGAAAGGATTCGacattgtaatatttttagtaATATAATAGTATCGAAACTTGTACACAAGCAGCTGCTTAATTTCCAaataattttgcattttcgTTGTATGATGCAATATCATGCTTATTCAGTTGCATTTGAATGTCTATAGCTCGTACAATGttcaatatatacatttttaggGTGCAAAGtgtgtttataaataaaccaATTGTGCTGTCATTTAAAAAagtctttaaagttttaaaaaatggGCATAAccattaaaatgttttaaatcaTACCCTGGAACTAACAAATTATACACATGTatcaaaatcaatttgtattatttataattaaccGTTTTTGTTTAAACCAAACCATTGTTTCCGTTCACCAAACATTAAAGCAAcggtaataaaaatatgaaattaaatcATATCATTTAGAGTTTTATCACTTTTTTGTTGCCAATTAGCAGACAATGCATTCGTTAACTCCTTTGTAATCTGGCCGTAGGGTGCTGCATTTCCACCAGATCTCCCATTTTAAAGCATTTTCAGCCGAAATGACGCTCTCGAAACGGCCCACACAGATACAccatcacactcacacacaggaATTTTGCTTGAAGGGAGAAAAAAAGTTACGAACGCAAACAGAATCACTGCCCCCTGACTGGAGCTGAATGTTCAGAGCAAATGAAGGTGTCAAAATGACAAGCAGAGAcagctaaaaaaaaagggaaacgaaggatgcacacacatacacacacacacatagacatACACTGGAATCCAAGAGGAGTGGGCAGGACGTGCGATGGATGGATGTCCGCCCTCCTTGCCGCCCCCTTTTGGAGCCGCCCCTTCCGCCTGTTAGCCCGGCTAACTGTGTAAATGGCAAAGCGACAGCAGCATTTGCTAActttgctgcagcagcaacaaaggcCAAAGCACAGCCCCAACAAAAACTACATAaatgtatctatatctatatctatctaAGCGATGGCCGTGCATTGTATTGCAGTTACGTGCTCGATGGTCCAGCAAAATGGCGAGGCGAAAAAAATCTCTgaaacaaaatcaacaaagAAGCACCAAGAACAGCAGGGGTCTTCTCGTTTGAAAAGTCTTGAATACACTTTTCGTATAAACATTTAAGAAGCACTTAtctttcttttaaattttacatatGTTTTTACATAGATATgtacaaatttatatttatatagctGGCATTGATGAAAACAGTAGGAATATCTGCTTAAGTAaaagatttaaaaataaaatttttgtaattttaggatagtatttatttataattgtGTTTAGCCAAagctatttgtttttatataatgATTTCCAAAACCcacattattgtataataaatCTAAATTTATCTAAAAGCATTTGTGTAAAAAGTGAGCACACCAATCAGCTAAAAGCTAGAGTATCTCCGATAGAATAGAGCCAGCAAAACAGCTTAAAGACTTTGGCTGTGCCAACTGCTTACTTACTTGCCAAATTCGCAAAGCGGATTTAGCTTGTAGCCAAACTTTAAATGAGTTCAAGCAGATTTTGAGCGCCCATCGAGCTCCAACATCGCCCCCTTTTCCAGTTACGCCCCCGCTCCCAATTGATGACTGTACTTCTGGCGCTGATGAAGCATAATGATGATGGCTTTGcctgattgattgattgatagCTGAAGGATTGGTCGCGAGCGCTGGGATGGTGCCCCCTCAATTTGCACTTGAAACTTAAGCGCACGGCCGGCCGCAAATGAATTCCTAACAAGAAGAAATTCAgattgctcatacgccgcgtCAGCCGTCGTGCGGTGTATGTATAATTTTAGACCATCAACGATGCACCACATATAGCACCCCCACCTTCGGCGCACTCCCCCCTCTCGACACGACcaattaatttcgttcaaataattatgaatgttggaatattttttgtacacaatatttgtatgtagCATTGGGGCAACGAGCGTCGCTTTTTTACGACGACCATGAGCCGGAAGTGCTAGCGAAAACTGTCGCACCAGCGAAACTGGCCGTGCCAGTGGGCACATGGCATTTTCGATCTCCCTCGGCGGCGCCAGTTGCATTCGGAATGGATCAGTGGACGGGTGTGCACCGGGCGTTTGTCATACGCGCCTACTACAAGAGCAACGACTCCATCAGCACCGCCCAGCGACTCTTCAAGAAGCAGTTCAGCATTTACCAAACGCCGCCGACGAATGTCATCAAGTCCTGGCTGAGGCACTTCGAGAGCACAGGGTCCTCGCAAGGAGGTTGTGGAGGATATGCACGATCCTCGCTGCCTGTAAGTGGAGTCTTCACCCCCAGTAAGGGTAGTAGAGATGAGCTGCAGAAGTATAAAGTTGTAggcaatacattttttatttagttttaggcCGTCAAAATTCTATAAATATTGAGTGCAATTCCGAATATACATGCAGTTCAATGGAGCTCattaaatgtaaatgattCGGATTATTAATTAAAGATTCTCTGATAAATCTATAAGAACTTTAAGGACGTGGTGGATATAGTTCGTCATTATTCAGCATGTCAAAAAGAATGGAACATTTGGTTCATCTTACTTGCAAATGGAATCCCTAATGTGGTCTAGCCCAACtagttatttcattttataattttatttgtttctcaTTAAAAGGCATCATTTGTATCATTCCAGCAAATCTTCTGCACCATTTGCAATCAATGCCTGAGTAATGAGAAGAACTTTAGCAGCTCCGTGAAGTGAATATGCACATGGGGCATAAGTTAATCTGTTTATCGTATATAAGTTAGTGTGTATGGTTCGCAAATAAATTTCTTGGCTAATTAACAAGCTTGCCAAATCAACACATCTGCCCGCTGGCTGGCTGTCTTGACCCACTTGCTTGTTTGCATTTCTGAAAAATGTATacgcaaaaaccaaaatcagAAATTCTTTTGAGCAAGTGTGTCATGAAATTGCCATTCGTTTCTGCTCTATATACCTGGGCAGCagataaaacaaatattttccaagtATACCAACCGACGGGGGTGTACACATCACGTCAACGCCGCAAATTGGTAAGTAATCCAGCCAGATTAAATCGAAATTCATTGCCAttcccaccaccaccactctCCCGATCCATTAGGTTCGTTCCCTTGCAAATTTTTCAGGCTCTAATATGTCACGGTGGTCACAGCTGAAACCGATGGAGTGGTGTAAGGCCGTCTACAGGGACTGTGATTCCTGGTCATTCGTCAAGTGTTCCCTGGCATTCTGTGCCGGTGTGCTCCTGGTCCGAAGCCTCGATGGAAAGTTGCCGGACAGCAGCTAAAGTTCCGAAATTTAGACCTATAACTAATTGAATATAGGATCATATTGCCAGTCATCCAACCAAATTGTCGTCGACGAAGGAGCCAAAGAAATCGGGATGACTCAAACGCTTTAAATTTAGCTGGTATATTCATTTACTTGTTGActttaataaaataacaaaaattaagTTCACAAGTTTATAGATTTTggaaaaaatttgaaattatttttaggcCAAAAACAAATGATGTTTATTTTCTATAATAAACAAGCCTTCGATTGCCCAACATAATCAGTTTTCATAGGTTTTAGCTCATCCTTAGTGGCCTTTGTGACTTTCATTGGGTTTATGACACAACTCAAGTCCTTGTCAGCTTTTGGCAAAAAGTAAATCTCATATTAGCCATTTTCCGGATGCCATGTTTACTCCGGCACCTTGCTGAAAATGTCCACTTTGGGGAGGAATATCATCGAGCTGTCATGTTGTTACTTTGAGTAAAAAAGCATGTGTGAGGCCTGTTGACAGGCAAGTTGGAGCCGGATGATTCCACAAAATGATACATACGCTCATCCTACTTACAGATTACAATCGGAAAATGCGCATAAGGTTTTACATTCTGCCCGTTTTTGGCATTAGTTTGAGATATGTGTGCCGGGAAGGCATCCTGCCCCGcggcaacgaaaataaaattagGCGTCGCTTTTTGctataaacataaaaattgtTCCTGCATCCTCAGGAAGCTGTCTCTCCAGGGGGCAGAACATCCATAGCCACCAGCGATTCCTTGGTATCATAATTTCGAAATGACAGGTAATTTGGGAGCAGCAAAAGGAAcaggaagtggaagtggcatCTCGATGGTTCTGGGGCAGGGGATCGTGCGAAGTGCGAGCACCAAATGGGAAAATGATGCGGGTTTATTAAGTATCGTTACTCAAGAGGAAACCCTGCCTAGATACCCCGAACCAAATCCCTCTCAACAAATTTATGATGCGCCGTTTTCAAAAAGTACCTGTACcccctaaaaaaaaaatgtagaaaAATGTATATTGTAAATATACTCGAGATGTAAAAGCGGGGGTGAAACGTTACTTACCTTCTTCAACGGGCAGCCACCCAGTGATTTAAGCTCGGCAAAAAATGCTGCCGCACATGAACATGCAACTAATGAGCTGAGTTATTTCCAGTGGGGTTGGTGGGGCAGCAGTTACCCGGTTTCTGGAACACGCCACGGGAGCTCAGCTTCTCCGGTGCGGGTGGTTTAAACTCTAATTGAAATTTAGATAGCTGCTACGTGTGCCAGCCGGAAAATCATCGCCAGGTGTCACGGTAGGTGATGAGTTAAACAGCCGGAATGGCGAAATGCGTGCGGAAATTGGCCCCGGAATGCCAAAGGATCAAGTGTCGACGCCAAAAGAATTTTCAGGTCAAAACGCTGGGCTGGAGAAGGAATGCAATTTAGACAAAAGGtctgaaatttattaaatgtcTTTAAAAACAGTCATTATTGAactttaaagaaattaaaggtACAATGCATCCTAATAACAACCTATTTTCGAAATGTTAGAATTGTTTCTCTTTTGAGAGTCCCGCAAATATGAGTTTAATGTGCTTGTTTTTAAGGAAAAACTATCGTTTAGCTTGGTAGCTTATATTTGTGTTATTGAAGTAATTACAATATCAAGATGATTTCGTTTCACCAACAAGTATGTATGGAGGAATTATCTGGCATTTCTGAGGCCATATTTCATTATAGAGAGCCCTGCAGCTCGTTTAAGATTTGGCTATTAAAAACGGCGTCATTGATGCGAATATTTATTGTGGCCTGGCTTTTTCATAATGTTGGATTATCTAGGCACATGTCCTGCCAGGATTTATGAGCCAGGAATAGCACACAAGAGGTTGAGAGCGACGGAGCTGCCGGAGGGgtggccaaaaccaaagccaagAGTCAGCTTTAAGCCGTAAGGAAATTGAAATCTTAAGCTCTATTGTTTTACTGGCCCCTCGTCTTTGCCATTCAGCTGGGGATCTCTGTGTGCTCGACGCGACGCATGCAAAGTGAAGCAGGAAAGTGAATAAAACTGCAGCAAAAgcaattttcataaatatttaatggatAATGGCGAAAATAAGCGCAAGGAGCAAGACACATCGGCATGATGAGAGGGCAGGGAAATGGCCGTCCGTCTGCTTCTCCCCATTCCCACTCCCATTTTCCGCACCATCTCCGTTCTCGAtgtattgttttgtttgtgtaGATATATGTGCCCCCTCTCATACAGGAACTTCGCCCACCAACCCACCGTATTGATATGTCAGCATACCATATGTGGGCATTTCCCCGAGTGTGTGTTCGCCAATCTCAGCTTTTAGTTTCGGCCCAAGGCCCAGTGATTCTCATTAAAATTACAAcacaaataaaacgaaaaaggAAGCTGGAGGAGTGATATCGACTGTTTTGCTTACCTTGTAATTAATTggcttaaaataattgcttaaaagttgaaaataatatatatagtttagACTTTTGttcaatattaatatttttaatcatCATTCCAAAATTTTTGTAATTGTATTCATTTACTGtgctttataatttttaaacttaaaatattagttggaataattaattaaatgccatTCATTATAGTGTGTCTTAGAcagcttattttattttccaattagtAGTAATTCCTAAAAAAGTAATTGAACTTTTATTTCCGAAAATCCTTataaaagatccaaaattttagATACCCCTTATGCCCGCCGATTACAGCGTATATAAAGCCGGCGAAATGAGGGTAAAATTCACGCGAAATGGAGCAGCCAGCGAACGTGAGAGCCCGTCCATTGTCTTTATCCTAGCGCTTTTCTGCTctctgctgctcctcctggtCGCTGGAGTCCTTTAAGTGTGCCCATTACAGACGGCAGAAATCATAACAATAAAAGTGTGACGGGGCGGAAGGACAGAGGCGGTTGGCGGATGGGCGATGGGCTGTTTGGGGGCCAGAAAGCTCCCCCCACTTAATCGATGATGATGAATAATTGATTCGCTGCGATGCGCCCAAgcatggaaatgaaaatgtcgGTGCATGCGGGGAGCGGCTttctgcttctgtttctgtttaaGTTTCGGTTTCAGTGCTTCCCTTTtcgcacgtgtgtgtgtgcctgtctttgtgtgtgtgtcggcGTGTCCTTCTGTGTGTAACGAATGGCAAATTTCAGGAAGCGGAAATGGCAATTGCAAGCGATGGGAAAAGGCAGCAGAAAGACAACGGCTGAGGCAAATGTGAAGTTGTGCGCTAAATGAAATGCCAACACAGCAACACGGCCGTGCAAAACGGAAATAGCAAATGCGAATGACGCTGGATCGTTGGACGGTTGGCTGGCTGGATGGCCGAAAAATAGTGTTGGGCGGGGGTCTTCGGATGACAATGGGTGTCCTGGGCAGGATGGGCAGACAGGTGCCAAGGCAGACAATTTGCCGGTATTTAAATTCTATTTTAAGTTCTGTTCAAGCGCGTCAGGAAGCAAACGCAGGGAAATGGTTGACCGTGAATGGCGGACACATTTCCCACTAATATGGCTGGAAAGCTTAAGGCttccttttatatatatgatacatattatttaaaatataaaatattataattattttagtAACACTATTTGTCTCACAATGTAACAAAAGTGACAAGTAATTTTAAACTCATTTCAGTTTTCATTTGCTTGAGATTAACATTTTTCACAAAGGACTTTGAGCGTGTATTAAAAAGTGTTTTTAGCACCATAAAGTATTATATTCACtgcaatttaaaatgaaaataaaccTGATCGGGTTAAAGGAAAATCGACGCTAAAAGAAAAAATCCTATTTCATTAAGGAATATTctcttattttttcttttgaatAAAGTTTCCTTTTCCATTTGACTCTTCACCGTCATTCAGTCAGAGCTCTTTTTTTCATTTCCCCCAGGCTAggtgtttaaaaatataatcgtattgaatatttaaatgctCGCCAGGGCAAAAGTCGCCAAATACGCTGGCAAAACTGGACgagaatcaaaatcaaatgcaatgcCTGCGGCTTCTGCGACTGCTGGCTGCCTGTCAGCCTGGCACAAAATtagatttaaatattttggcaTTTCCCATCAATTTTCATATAATGCAGCCCCATCCTTTTCGCTGGGATGCAGGTCCTGTTGCATGGAGGAATGCTGATAGTGAGTGGGATTCGTCTGTGGCAAGTCATTCCAGCCCTACACAAGCGCACACATCGATGTGGATTGAAAGACAGGCGCACACAACCACACATGCTCAATCATTTATGCAGCAATCAGTGCTGACGTCTTTTCCACACGTACGATTACCGGCATAGAGAATCGAGCCCTGCTCTCGGTTATGTGGAGCATATTGGGAATCGAAATTGAGTGCGGGTTAACAATGAGGCAGTTGAGATTGCGGCAGCTTCTCCCGAACTTCTGTTGCTCGTGAGTTTCTTGAATTTAAATCAATGGCCcgggcgtatgagtaatattaTACAAGGATTAACAGGTTTTAACGTAATTTAATTTAGCTTTTCGGGACAATTTTGTGTTCACAGAAAGCAATCAAAACATGTATGAggtataaatttaaacaattgtagtcgaattatttattttaccatGATCcctatttttttataaattgacAATCATTTAAGTTAACAATCCTTTCAGCGAACAGAAATAACTCCTTTTTCAAGGTGCAACCGTGAGGGGCGACTGCACAAAAAATCTATTGGATTATTTGAAGGTTGAAATCAAATTAAGTCAAGTGAATAAATAGACTTTTAGTGCATATAAAAATCGCAAAAAGCGcacataaaaatgaaataaaattgcGATGAACAAAAAGTTTGAAACTGAATCCATAGAAATTCATCGTTTGCTGATGGAGAAGAACGAAAAAGGgaaactaaaaaataaaattggttatatatacaaaattagcatttttactttaatttttgGAAAGTAGTCATTGCATATATTGCTTTCTGAGAAACTCcgtacaaatttaaattattagaCTAAAGTGCtagaaaaataactttaaattTGATATCAATTATAATGGATAAGGACGATTTGCCCGACTTTACACAGTTAATCAGCTGCAAGGACTTACCGAACATAACTCTGCAAAATATACATCCCATTCACAGTATGAAGGTTTTCATGTCCGAGCCTAAAAACGCCAATGCCTCTATTGCTGAATTAATCCAACGTCAGGAAGTGTCTGCAGAGCAATGTCGCAAGGTACTTAAAGTCATAAAGGAAAGACTTGTTCTGAAAATGGCAACGATGCAAGAGCTTAAGAAGTATCTGCTGGATTTGCATTCGGAGATCAAAAAGCCCGGTGCAGGGACTCGTTTTGTGACCAACCAGGAGAAAGTTAAATTGCATTTCCTAGACGAGACGGAAATCAGAGAAGTCGAATTGTCTGACGCCGTGGAACGTTGCAACATAAAGCTGAGCTCGCTTTATTGCGAAATCCTGGCTTTGGACAGCGACATGGGCAGTGTCGCCTATTTGGAGAGGGTCGCCCAGATCAACATAGACTTTATCATGGATTGGCATAAAACTCAGAAGCAGAAAAAGACAGGCGAAATCCATTCCACCGGCGAAGTCTTCAAAAACACCGTTTAATTCGGACTGTTTTTAAACTTAACATGTTTCACTCATTTGCACTGATTATCGCACTATTCTaaagaataaatatatatcgcGAAAGCAAATACAAACTGTTTTATTACACCACTCTCTCTGATGCGTTCAAAATGAGATTGAATAGTTGAATTTCCAGCAATGAAATTAGCCTTAAGTAATCTGCTCCTCTCTTAAATCCTATCCCTAGGAATCTTGTTTTACCCCTCGACTTTTCCTGCTTCATGTCCTTCCGTTTCCCTTTTCTCCGTTTACCTGTCACTGCCAGCCCGCTGGCCGCTTCATCTTCATTCCCCGTCCATGAATAATCCCTGCGACACTTGCGTTTTATGGCTTTGCATAGTTAGGACCTGTTAAAGGAGGGACCTGGTCCTGGACAGTGTGCTCATGCATCTCCTCTTTTAGCCAGCGCTTAGCTGGACCTGGGGAGTTGAATCTGTAGCTGCACCgcaaaaaaagttaaaagaCTTTAAAAGATCACATAAAATGTACCAAGAGTTTCAAAGTCTATATCGAATAATCTTGAGAGACGAGTCGCGTTTAAGTAGTATTTTTCATACCATTTGCTGGCAAGTTACTAATATTTTCTCTGAGTGCTCAGTGAGCTGGGAACCGGAGCAGGAAGCCAACAACAGGTTGCGTGCCAGTGCAGTTTTTCATCGTGAAATGTCGGCGCTGATAGCGATTGTAATTATTATGCTGGACTGCgggtatgtatgtatgtatgtatgcaagAGGATTCGCTTTTCCGAGAGGCAAAATGGTTATATTTCAGGTCCTGGCCACTCTTACTTGTTTCCCATTCTTTTTCCCTCTTGTTGCTATCCACTCTCCGACGCATAAACGCCGCTAGTTATgcaataaacaaaatgcaattgttGCGTCAGAAAAGCTACATAGATGGCAGTGCGTTGGTCAGAGGGGGAGTGGC carries:
- the LOC6609970 gene encoding uncharacterized protein LOC6609970, whose product is MDKDDLPDFTQLISCKDLPNITLQNIHPIHSMKVFMSEPKNANASIAELIQRQEVSAEQCRKVLKVIKERLVLKMATMQELKKYLLDLHSEIKKPGAGTRFVTNQEKVKLHFLDETEIREVELSDAVERCNIKLSSLYCEILALDSDMGSVAYLERVAQINIDFIMDWHKTQKQKKTGEIHSTGEVFKNTV
- the LOC116800688 gene encoding uncharacterized protein LOC116800688, whose protein sequence is MDVRPPCRPLLEPPLPPVSPANCVNGKATAAFANFAAAATKAKAQPQQKLHKCIYIYIYLSDGRALYCSYVLDGPAKWRGEKNL
- the LOC6609969 gene encoding uncharacterized protein LOC6609969; its protein translation is MYTQKPKSEILLSKCVMKLPFVSALYTWAADKTNIFQVYQPTGVYTSRQRRKLVRSLANFSGSNMSRWSQLKPMEWCKAVYRDCDSWSFVKCSLAFCAGVLLVRSLDGKLPDSS
- the LOC6609968 gene encoding uncharacterized protein LOC6609968, whose translation is MDQWTGVHRAFVIRAYYKSNDSISTAQRLFKKQFSIYQTPPTNVIKSWLRHFESTGSSQGGCGGYARSSLPQIFCTICNQCLSNEKNFSSSVK